The window CGCACTGCATCTCGAGGGCGAGGTTGAGAGCGGCGGTGTCGGTAGTCAGGAAGGGCCGGCCAGTGCCGCAGGCAACGATGACGATGCGGCCCTTCTTGATATGACTAAGGGCGCGGCGGAAGGTGTATTGGTCGATGAATTGATTAATCTCGACGGTGGACAGGGCGCGGGTCGGTAGGGCAGCGTCGTTGAACACATCGGCCAGAGCGATGGCGTTCATCAGAGTAGAGAGCATGCCGATATTGTGGGCCGAGACGGGCTGGATACCGTGGCCAATGATTTGGTTGCCGCGGACGTAATTGCCGCCGCCGACCATGATGACGACTTCGGCGCCGCTGCTCAAGGCCGGTTTGATTTGTTCGGCGATCCAACGAGCCCGCTTAGGATCGAAGCCGCTGGCGAACTCGCCCTGGAGCTGCTCGCCGGATAATTTGAGAAGGATACGTTTTGCCATAACTTTAGTGTAGCATGCTGCAAGGAAGTGGTAAAATAGAAACATGAAAGCGAAATTCAAGCCGCAGCGAATTTTATGGCTGGATATGGAAATGACCGGGCTAGATCCGGTGGAGGATTTTCCGATTGAGGTGGCGATGATTGTGACCGACTGGGGGTTTACGGAAATTGCTCATTTTGAGGGTGCAGCGCACTGGTGTAGCAAGAAAATGCAAGCACGATTTGATAAGAATAAATCATTTTGGTATGGCGATGGTGCGGCTGCGCGAGAGCAGCTGATAGCGCAAAACAAGATCACCAAGACAACTAAGGCGCAGCTCGAGCGCGATATCTTGGCATTTTTGGATGAG is drawn from Candidatus Saccharibacteria bacterium oral taxon 488 and contains these coding sequences:
- the pyrH gene encoding UMP kinase, which encodes MAKRILLKLSGEQLQGEFASGFDPKRARWIAEQIKPALSSGAEVVIMVGGGNYVRGNQIIGHGIQPVSAHNIGMLSTLMNAIALADVFNDAALPTRALSTVEINQFIDQYTFRRALSHIKKGRIVIVACGTGRPFLTTDTAALNLALEMQCDVVIKTTKVDGVYDKDPAKFPDAVKFDHLNYDQILTNPDITVMDKAAIGLAAEENKPVIICDLLTDGNIARAARGETVGTLIS
- a CDS encoding oligoribonuclease; the encoded protein is MKAKFKPQRILWLDMEMTGLDPVEDFPIEVAMIVTDWGFTEIAHFEGAAHWCSKKMQARFDKNKSFWYGDGAAAREQLIAQNKITKTTKAQLERDILAFLDEYFDDAPILLAGNSIHQDRRFIDHWFKKFSKRLHYRMLDVSAWKVVFEGKYGKKFAKPEDHRALEDIRGSIMELQYYLKKVKR